The following DNA comes from Rhizobium lusitanum.
GGTGACGTCGCCGCTCGAAGGCTCCGGCCGCAACTATAGCCGCGAGCATCCCGAACACGAACTGCGCTATGAGATCGCGGAGGAATACATCGACGCGATCAAGGGGCTTTGGGACTCCTGGGATGACGATGCCTTTGTCCGCGACCGTGAGACCGGCGTCTATGCCGATAAGACCAAGATGCATCGCCTCGATCACAAGGGCAGCTTCTTCCGCATCGAAGGGCCGCTCAATATCGGCCGATCCAAGCAGGGCCAGCCGGTTGTCTTTCAGGCGGGGGCCTCGGATTCGGGCATCCGTCTTGCCGGCAAGCATGCCGATGCTGTCTTCACCAATGGCGGTCCGATCGAGGATGCACAGGTCTTCTACCGCCAGCTGAAGGACAGCGTGATCGCGCAGGGTCGCAGCGCTTCGGAAGTGGGCATCTATCCGGGTATCGGCCCCATCGTTGGCGCAACGAAGGAAGAGGCAGAAGAGAAGTATCAGGCGATCCGCAACCTCGTTACCATCGAGGAGGCGCTGCTCTATCTTGGCCGCTTCTTCGATCATCATGATTTTAGCGTCTATCCGCTGGACGAACCGTTCCCCGATCTTGGCGATGTCGGCCGCAACAATTTCCGCGCCACCACCGATCGCATCAAGAAGACCGCGCTGGAGAAGGGGCTGACGCTGCGCCAGGTCGCGCTCGATTCCGCAACACCACGCACCGCCTTCATCGGCACGGCGGAGCATATCGCCGACGAGATCATCCGTTGGGTGGATCAGGATGCCGCCGATGGCTTCATCCTCGGCTTCCCGGTGATCGCCGAAGGCTTCGATGACTTCGCCAAGTACGTCCTGCCGATCCTCACCGAACGCGGCTATTTCGACCCTGTGCTGAAGGGCTCGACGCTGCGTGACCACTTGGGGCTGCCCTATCGCGAAAGCCGCTATGCGGGCGCGAAGGACGAAGCCGAACAGGGAAGGGCGATCCGCGCCTGAGGCGCGGACGATCAAGCCATGAATGTCATTTCCCAACACCATCGACCGGCGGACGACATCGAAAAGGGCATCGCTTCCTTCATCGATGAAATCATCGAGCTTCGCCATGATCTGCATCGCTATCCAGAGCTCGCTTTCCAGGAACTGCGGACCAGCAAGATCGTCGCCTCTCTCCTTTCCTCCTGGGGTTACGAGGTGACGACAGGTGTCGGCGGCACCGGCGTCGTCGCTACCCTTCGGGGTGGCGACGGCGAAAAACGCATCGGTATCCGGGCGGATATGGACGCCCTGCCGATCGAGGAGGCGACGGATCTTCCCTATGCCAGCGACAATCCGGGTGTCATGCATGCCTGCGGCCATGATGGGCATACCTCGATCCTGCTGGCCGCGGCACGCTATCTCGCTGAGACCCGCCGTTTTTCGGGCGTACTCACCCTGATCTTCCAGCCGGCCGAAGAGATCGGCGCCGGTGCGCGCAAGATGATCGCCGACGGGCTTTTCGAACGCTTTCCGGTCGACGCCGTCTTCGGCCTGCACAATTGGCCGGGCGTGCCAACAGGCCAGTTCGGCTTCGTCGCCGGTGCTGCCATGGCCTCGGTCGATCAGGCCGTGATCCGCATTGTCGGCAAGGGCGGTCATGGGGCTGAGCCGCACAAATCCGTCGATCCGATCCTGGCGTCTGCTTCCTTCATCACAGCGTTGCAGAGCGTCGTGTCCCGCAATGTCGATCCCCAGGACATGGCGGTCGCCACCGTCGGTTCGATCCACGCCGGCTCGGCATCAAATGTGATCCCGGAAAGCGTCGAGCTGAAGCTGACCATGCGCGCCTTCAGCGAGGCGGTTCGCCAGCAATTGCAGGAGCGTATTCCAGCCCTTGCCCGCGCCCAGGCCGAAAGCTTCGGCGCTCAGGCAGATGTAAACTATCGCCTCGGCTTTCCGGCGCTGATCAACCATCGTGAGGAGACGGATTTTGGTCGCTCGGTCGCGCTGGAGACCTTCGGTGAGGCGCAGGTCGCCAAGGATTTCCGGCCGCGCACGGCGAGCGAAGATTTCGCCTTCATGCTGCTGGAGCAACCGGGCAGCTACCTCTTCGTCGGCAATGGCGACAGCGCCCCTCTGCACAGCGCTCACTACAATTTCGACGACACGATCATAGCGCCCGCCGCCCGTTACTGGGTGCGGCTGGTCGAGACCTTCCTTTCATAGTGACCACAACAGGACGGCTGATGAGATGAGTGACAGCTTTCTCTACACAACCCCTCTCGACCCACGCGCCAAGCCGCTGATCGATGAGCTGATCCATGAATATGACAGCCGCTACGGCAACTATTTCAGCGCCGAAGGCGCGGCAGCGGAGCTCAATCGCTATCCGCCGGAGTATTTTGCGCCGCCGAATGGTAATTTCCTGCTTCTGATCCGCGACGGCGAAACCATCGGCGGCGGCGCTTTCAAGCGCTACGATGAACGTACGGCCGAGTTCAAGCGCATCTGGACCCGTAACGATCTGCGCCGGCAGGGACTGGCGCGCAAGCTTCTGGTCGAGCTGGAATCGCAGGCGGCCCGCCAGGGCTATTCCCGGATCTATCTCACCACCGGCTTCCGGCAGCCGGAGGCCGTCGGTCTCTATCTCGGCTACGGCTATACCGCGTTGTTCGATCAGACAGTCGATCCGGAAATCCACAAGACGCTGCCCTTCGAGAAGGATGTCACCCATCTGGCCGAACCGGAACTGCGCGTGGCTGGCAGCAACAGGTGAAAGCGGCAACAGACCGATAATCCATTAAAGGGAAATATCATGGCACTGACGACAGATTTCGCCGGGATTGATTCTGGCAGCAGGGTCACCGATCAAAAGCAGGATCATTCCCGCTACCGGATCGTGCCGGCGCGCCATCCCGCCCGGCTGGCGGGCACCATTTTCGCCGCTGTCGTTATCGCCGCCGTGCTCTATTCCACCTTCACCAATCCGCGTTGGGGTTGGGGCGTCTTTGGCGAATGGTTCTTCGCCGAGCCCGTTCTCGTCGGCCTCGGCAGGACGCTGCTCTTGACGGTGCTGGCCGCGATTTCCGGCTCCATACTCGGCACGGCGCTGGCGCTGGCGCGCGTTTCCAAGTCGCCGCTGCTATCAGGCCTTTCCTGGGGCTATATCTGGCTGCTGCGCTCGATCCCGATGATCGTGCTACTGCTGGTGCTGAACAATCTCGGCTACCTCTACGAGACGATCAAGATCGGCGTTCCCTTCACCGATGTGGTCTTTCTCGACTATCCGACGGTGCAGTTGCTGACGCCATTTGCCGCCGCCTTCCTGGGGCTGACGCTCAACCAGTCAGCCTTTTTCGCCGAGATCGTGCGCGGTGGCATCCTTTCCGTCGATCAGGGGCAATTGGAGGCGGCCTCCGCCCTTGGCTTGTCGCGACGACGCCAAGCCTTTCGTATCGTTCTGCCGCAGGCCATGCGCTCCATTCTCCCGACCGGCTTCAACGAGCTCATCGGATTGGCGAAGAGCACTTCCATGGTCTACGTACTCGCGCTGCCGGAACTCTTTTACACTGTCCAGGTCATCTATCGCCGCAACCTCGAAGTCATCCCGCTGCTGATGGTTGCGACCGTCTGGTATCTGATCATCATGACGGTACTGTCGATCGCGCAGTATTATATCGAACGCTATTTCTCCAGGGGCGCGCTGCGCAATCCGACGCCGCTCCCCTTCCAGGCCTTCTTCGCCGGCTTTCGGCGTCCGCTGCCGGTGCTTGAGGCAACGACGGATGTTCTACGCAAAACCGGTTTCAGCGATGTGGCAAGCCTCCGGGCGTCTGGCGGCGCTGTGCGCATTCATGGCATTTCGAAGAGCTTCGGCGCCTTGAAGGTGCTCGACAATGTCGAACTCAATCTTCCGCCCGGCAGCGTCACCGCCATCCTCGGCCCCTCCGGCTCCGGCAAGTCGACGCTGCTGCGCGCCATCAACCATCTGGAGCGCGTCGATAGCGGCTTCATCTCCATCGACGGCGATTTTATCGGCTATAGCCGGAAGGGCGACACGCTCTATGAGCTGAAGGAGAAGGACATTCTCAAGAGCCGCGCCGATATCGGCATGGTCTTCCAGAGCTTCAATCTCTTCCCCCATTTGACCGTGCTGGAAAACCTCATCGAGGCACCGATCCAGGTGCGTGGCGTCAGCCGCGAGGAAGCCGTGCAGCTGGCGCAGGAGCTGCTCGCACGCGTCGGCCTCAGCGACAAGATCAACGCCTATCCGCGTCAGCTTTCCGGCGGTCAGCAGCAGCGTGTCGCGATCGCCCGCGCACTGGCGCTGCGCCCCAAGGTCCTGCTCTTCGACGAACCAACCTCGGCGCTCGATCCGGAACTGGTCGGCGAAGTGCTCGACGTCATCAAGGAACTTGCCCGCACCGGCACGACGCTCGTCATCGTCACCCACGAGGTCGGCTTTGCCCGCGAGGTCGCCGACACGGTGGTCTTCATCGAAGGTGGCCACATTCTTGAGGTCGGCCCACCGTCCAGAATCTTCAATGACGCCGAACATCCGCGCACCCGCGAGTTCCTGGCAAAAGTTCTTTAGCGAAAACCGGCCCCACTTCGCGAAAGGAAGAAAGTATGCGCAACCACAACCATAGAGTGAAAAGAAGGTAAGCTACATGACTGTCTTCAAGAAAACGACATCCCTGGTGGCCGGCGTGATTGCCGTGGCCGTTCTCGGGCTCGGCTCCGCCTATGCGGCGGAAAAATTCAATCTCAGCCCTGATACGTCAAATCGGATTCGTTCCGAAAAAGACGAGGCTGCGATCAAGGCGATCGCGCCGGGATTCAAATTCGTCAATCCGGGTAAGTTCACGGTGGCGATCAACCCCTGGGATCCGCCAGTCGCGACCTATGCCACCGACGCCAAGACCGTGGTTGGTACTGATCCAGAGATCGCGCAGCTGCTCGCGGATTCGCTTGGGCTTCAGCTGGACCTCGTATCGGTTGCCTGGGAGGATTGGCCGCTCGGCGTCTCCTCCGGTAAGTACGATGCTGTCATCAGCAATGTGACGGTCACCGAGCAACGCAAGGAGAAGTTCGATTTCTCCACTTATCGCAAGGACGTGCTCGGCTTCTACGTCAAGTCCGACAGCAAGATCACCGCGATCAAGGAGCCGAAGGATGTCGCCGGCCTGAAGGTCATCACCGGTGCCGGTACTAACCAGGAGAAGATCATCCTGGAGTGGGACCGCGAGAATGTCGCCGCCGGACTGAAGCCGGTCGAGGTGCAATATTACGACGATCGCGCCGCCGCCGACTTGGCGATCCAGTCCGGTCGGGCCGATGTCGAGTTCAACCCGAACGCCACGCTCGCATACAGCGCTTCCATCAAGGGCAGTACCAAGCTGGTCGGTATCGTCAGTGGCGGCTGGCCGCTGACTGCGGAGATCGCGGTGACGACGCGCAAGGGCGCAGGTCTTGCCGATGCGGTGACGATCGCGCTCAACGACCGGATCAAGGACGGCAAATACGGCGAGGTGCTGAAGCGCTGGAGCCTCACCTCCGAAGCCGTCGATAAGTCTCAGACCAATCCGCCCGGCTTGCCGAAGAGCGGGTCATAATCGGCTGCGATGCAACAGACCGCCGGTTCGGCGAAAGTGTGAGCCGGCGATTCACAAAGACGGGATATGGAGACTATCATGACAGGCATACCGGCCCTCCGGGCATGTTCGTTCCTACTGATGATGACGGCACTGACGTCTTTCAGCGCGGCTCGCGCCGATGATCTGAGTTTCGATCTGAGCCCGGAACAACCGGGCCGCATTCATATCGAGCGGGATGAAAAGGCGGTGGCTGCCATCCCCAAGGCTTTCAAGTTCGTCACACCGGGCACGCTCACGGTTGCCGTCGCGCCCGGCGGCCCGCCGCTTGCCACCTATGCGACGGACGCCAGGACCGTGGTTGGTGCCGATCCGGATATCGCCACCGCCATCGCTGACAGCCTCGGGCTGAAGCTGGAACTGGTGCCGGTCGCCTGGATCGATTGGCCGTTGGGCCTTACCTCAGGCAAATATGATGCTGTCATCTCCAATGTCGGCGTTACCGAGCAGCGCAAGGAGAAATTCGATTTCTCCACCTACCGCCAGGGTCTGCACGGCATCTACGTCAAGTTGGACAGCAAGGTCGGCTCGATCAAGGAACCGAAGGATGCGGCCGGTCTCCGCTTCATCGTCGGCGCCGGCACCAATCAGGAGCGCATCCTGCTCGAATGGAGCAAGGAGAATGTCGCTGCCGGTCTGAAGCCGCTGGAGCTGCAATATTATGACGACGATGCCGCAAGCCTGTTGGCGCTGGCGTCTGGCCGCGCCGATGTGATCGTCCAGCCGCATGCGCAACTCGTCTACATCGCCGCGCGCGACAAGAACATCAAGGGTGTCGGGACGCTGAGTGCCGGCTGGCCGGATCGCTCGGATGTTGCGGTGACCACGCGCAAGGGGAGTGGTCTTGCCGACGCCCTGACCGTCGCCACCAACGATCTGATTGCCAGTGGTACCTACGGCAAGATCCTCAACCAATGGCATCTGGCGGAGGAAGCCCTCCCGAAGTCGGAAACCAATCCACCCGGCCTGCCGAGATATTGATCGCAGAATGCGTAAACGGGAGTGATGACATGAGCGGCCGCAAGATCTCAATCAACCATATCGGCTTCCTGACGCCCGGCAATTACCCGGACGACGATCCGCTAGCGGGATTGGAGCAGACGCTGCAACAGCTGCGATATGGCGAGGAACTGGGCTTTGACAGTGCTTGGGTCCGTCAGCGGCATCTGGAGCCGGGTATTTCGTCGGGCAGCGCCTTCCTGGCGGCGGCAACCCAGCGCACCAGCCGTATCCAACTGGGAACGGCGGTGATCCCGATCGGCTACGAGAGCCCTTATCGATTGGCCGAGGATCTTGCCACCGTCGATGTCCTGTCGCGTGGGCGGCTGAACATCGGCGTCAGCGCCGGCCGGCCGCTGCATGCCGACCTGATCGCGCCGCTGGTCTTCGACGGCGATTGGGAGAGCAATGATTTCTCCCATGACCGCGTATTGCGCTTTGCCGACAATCTGCGCGGCACGCCTCTCGGCGACGAGCAGACCTTCATCAAGACGCCGTTCGGCCCGATCCGGCCGCGCCTGCAGCCCTATGCCAAGGGGCTAATCGATCGGATCTGGTATGGCGGCGGGTCGCAGCGTTCCGCCGAATGGGCCGGCCGCAACGGCTTTAACCTGCTGACCGGCAATGTGATAACCGGCGAGGGAACCGACGACTTCCTCGTCGCCCAGTCGCGGCTGATCGATACATATCGTGCCGCCGCCGGAACCCGAGGTCGTATCGCCCTTGGACGCGTTATCGTGCCGTTCGACAGTGCCGATGCCGCCACGCGTCGCCGGTATAAGGACTATGTCGCCGGCCGCCATGAGCGGACGCTAACGCCACAAGGCGAGCGGCGAACCCTATTTGCTCGTGATATCATCGGAACCTCGGAGGAAATCTTGGAGCAGCTTTTCGCCGATCCGGTCCTGCCCAAGGTCAGCGAGCTGCGGCTGGAACTGCCTTACGAGTT
Coding sequences within:
- a CDS encoding amino acid ABC transporter permease/ATP-binding protein is translated as MALTTDFAGIDSGSRVTDQKQDHSRYRIVPARHPARLAGTIFAAVVIAAVLYSTFTNPRWGWGVFGEWFFAEPVLVGLGRTLLLTVLAAISGSILGTALALARVSKSPLLSGLSWGYIWLLRSIPMIVLLLVLNNLGYLYETIKIGVPFTDVVFLDYPTVQLLTPFAAAFLGLTLNQSAFFAEIVRGGILSVDQGQLEAASALGLSRRRQAFRIVLPQAMRSILPTGFNELIGLAKSTSMVYVLALPELFYTVQVIYRRNLEVIPLLMVATVWYLIIMTVLSIAQYYIERYFSRGALRNPTPLPFQAFFAGFRRPLPVLEATTDVLRKTGFSDVASLRASGGAVRIHGISKSFGALKVLDNVELNLPPGSVTAILGPSGSGKSTLLRAINHLERVDSGFISIDGDFIGYSRKGDTLYELKEKDILKSRADIGMVFQSFNLFPHLTVLENLIEAPIQVRGVSREEAVQLAQELLARVGLSDKINAYPRQLSGGQQQRVAIARALALRPKVLLFDEPTSALDPELVGEVLDVIKELARTGTTLVIVTHEVGFAREVADTVVFIEGGHILEVGPPSRIFNDAEHPRTREFLAKVL
- a CDS encoding ABC transporter substrate-binding protein, with the protein product MTVFKKTTSLVAGVIAVAVLGLGSAYAAEKFNLSPDTSNRIRSEKDEAAIKAIAPGFKFVNPGKFTVAINPWDPPVATYATDAKTVVGTDPEIAQLLADSLGLQLDLVSVAWEDWPLGVSSGKYDAVISNVTVTEQRKEKFDFSTYRKDVLGFYVKSDSKITAIKEPKDVAGLKVITGAGTNQEKIILEWDRENVAAGLKPVEVQYYDDRAAADLAIQSGRADVEFNPNATLAYSASIKGSTKLVGIVSGGWPLTAEIAVTTRKGAGLADAVTIALNDRIKDGKYGEVLKRWSLTSEAVDKSQTNPPGLPKSGS
- a CDS encoding GNAT family N-acetyltransferase, yielding MSDSFLYTTPLDPRAKPLIDELIHEYDSRYGNYFSAEGAAAELNRYPPEYFAPPNGNFLLLIRDGETIGGGAFKRYDERTAEFKRIWTRNDLRRQGLARKLLVELESQAARQGYSRIYLTTGFRQPEAVGLYLGYGYTALFDQTVDPEIHKTLPFEKDVTHLAEPELRVAGSNR
- a CDS encoding M20 aminoacylase family protein produces the protein MNVISQHHRPADDIEKGIASFIDEIIELRHDLHRYPELAFQELRTSKIVASLLSSWGYEVTTGVGGTGVVATLRGGDGEKRIGIRADMDALPIEEATDLPYASDNPGVMHACGHDGHTSILLAAARYLAETRRFSGVLTLIFQPAEEIGAGARKMIADGLFERFPVDAVFGLHNWPGVPTGQFGFVAGAAMASVDQAVIRIVGKGGHGAEPHKSVDPILASASFITALQSVVSRNVDPQDMAVATVGSIHAGSASNVIPESVELKLTMRAFSEAVRQQLQERIPALARAQAESFGAQADVNYRLGFPALINHREETDFGRSVALETFGEAQVAKDFRPRTASEDFAFMLLEQPGSYLFVGNGDSAPLHSAHYNFDDTIIAPAARYWVRLVETFLS
- a CDS encoding LLM class flavin-dependent oxidoreductase, which translates into the protein MAQKHVKFGIMLQGPGGHMNAWKHPSGPADASVNFGFFVDTARKAEEAGIAFAFVADGLYINAQSIPHFLNRFEPITILSALAASTSKIGLVGTLSTSYSDPFTVARQFASIDLISGGRAGWNAVTSPLEGSGRNYSREHPEHELRYEIAEEYIDAIKGLWDSWDDDAFVRDRETGVYADKTKMHRLDHKGSFFRIEGPLNIGRSKQGQPVVFQAGASDSGIRLAGKHADAVFTNGGPIEDAQVFYRQLKDSVIAQGRSASEVGIYPGIGPIVGATKEEAEEKYQAIRNLVTIEEALLYLGRFFDHHDFSVYPLDEPFPDLGDVGRNNFRATTDRIKKTALEKGLTLRQVALDSATPRTAFIGTAEHIADEIIRWVDQDAADGFILGFPVIAEGFDDFAKYVLPILTERGYFDPVLKGSTLRDHLGLPYRESRYAGAKDEAEQGRAIRA
- a CDS encoding LLM class flavin-dependent oxidoreductase, whose protein sequence is MSGRKISINHIGFLTPGNYPDDDPLAGLEQTLQQLRYGEELGFDSAWVRQRHLEPGISSGSAFLAAATQRTSRIQLGTAVIPIGYESPYRLAEDLATVDVLSRGRLNIGVSAGRPLHADLIAPLVFDGDWESNDFSHDRVLRFADNLRGTPLGDEQTFIKTPFGPIRPRLQPYAKGLIDRIWYGGGSQRSAEWAGRNGFNLLTGNVITGEGTDDFLVAQSRLIDTYRAAAGTRGRIALGRVIVPFDSADAATRRRYKDYVAGRHERTLTPQGERRTLFARDIIGTSEEILEQLFADPVLPKVSELRLELPYEFEHEQYRQILHDFVTRIAPELGWRGSVDIRVAS
- a CDS encoding ABC transporter substrate-binding protein produces the protein MTGIPALRACSFLLMMTALTSFSAARADDLSFDLSPEQPGRIHIERDEKAVAAIPKAFKFVTPGTLTVAVAPGGPPLATYATDARTVVGADPDIATAIADSLGLKLELVPVAWIDWPLGLTSGKYDAVISNVGVTEQRKEKFDFSTYRQGLHGIYVKLDSKVGSIKEPKDAAGLRFIVGAGTNQERILLEWSKENVAAGLKPLELQYYDDDAASLLALASGRADVIVQPHAQLVYIAARDKNIKGVGTLSAGWPDRSDVAVTTRKGSGLADALTVATNDLIASGTYGKILNQWHLAEEALPKSETNPPGLPRY